In a genomic window of Scyliorhinus torazame isolate Kashiwa2021f chromosome 5, sScyTor2.1, whole genome shotgun sequence:
- the LOC140419674 gene encoding uncharacterized protein gives MEKPWKCGDCGMGFNYPSELETHRRIHTGERPFTCFVCGKGFTRSSHLLTHQLVHTDQRPFKCADCEKRFKSRKDLLTHQRTHTGERPFTCSVCGKGFTLSSELLRHQLVHNDERPFKCADCEKSFKSRKDLLSHQRTHTGERPFTCLECGKRFHDLPNLRAHHQVHSDQRLFKCADCEKSFKSRKDLLKHQRTHTGERPFTCSVCGKGFTQSSHLWTHHQVHSDQRPFKCSDCEKSFKSRKDLLSHQRTHTGERPFTCSVCGKGFTLSSHLLTHQLVHTDQRPFKCADCEKSFKSRNDLLIHQRTHTGERPFTCSVCGKGFTLSSYLLTHQLVHTDQRPFTCADCEKSFKSKKNLLSHQRTHTGERPFTCSLCEKRFTCSSYLLIHQRVHTGERLYTCPVCEKKFTRSSYLTSHQLVHTDQKPFKCSDCEKSFKSKLNLLKHQRVHTETES, from the coding sequence atggagaaaccgtggaaatgtggggactgtgggatgggattcaattacccatctgaattggaaactcatcgacgtattcacactggggaaaggccgttcacctgcttcgtgtgtgggaaaggattcactcggtcatcacacctcctgacacaccaacttgttcatacggatcagagaccttttaaatgtgctgactgtgagaagaggtttaaaagcagaaaggatttactgacacatcaacgcactcacactggggagaggccattcacctgctccgtgtgtgggaagggattcactctgtcatccgaactcctgagacaccaacttgttcataatgatgagagaccttttaaatgtgctgactgtgaaaagagctttaaaagcagaaaggatttactgtcacatcaacgcactcacactggggagaggccattcacctgtttggaatgtgggaagagATTTCATGATTTGCCAAACCTCCGGGCTCACCATCAggtccactctgaccagagactgtttaaatgtgctgactgtgagaagagctttaaaagcagaaaggatttactgaaacatcaacgcactcacactggggagaggccattcacctgctccgtgtgtgggaagggattcactcagtcatcccacctctggactcaccatcaggtccactctgaccagagaccgtttaaatgttctgattgtgaaaagagctttaaaagcagaaaggatttactgtcacatcaacgcactcacactggggagaggccattcacctgctccgtgtgtgggaagggattcactctgtcatcccacctcctgacacaccaacttgttcacactgatcagagaccgtttaaatgtgctgactgtgagaagagctttaaaagcagaaatgatttactgatacatcaacgcactcacactggggagaggccattcacctgctctgtgtgtgggaagggattcactctgtcatcctacctcttgacacaccaacttgttcatactgatcagagaccgtttacatgtgctgactgtgagaagagctttaaaagtaaaaagaaTTTACtgtcacatcaacgcactcacactggtgagaggccattcacctgctccttgtgtgagaagagattcacatgttcatcctaccttctgatacaccagcgggttcacactggggagagactgtacacttgccccgtgtgtgagaagaaattcactcggtcatcctatctgacttcacaccaacttgttcacactgatcagaaaccttttaaatgttctgattgtgaaaagagctttaaaagtaaactgaatctgctgaaacaccagcgagttcacacggaaacagaatcatag